One segment of Fusarium oxysporum f. sp. lycopersici 4287 chromosome 7, whole genome shotgun sequence DNA contains the following:
- a CDS encoding 2,5-diketo-D-gluconate reductase encodes MNFRMASKLALDSTRKLNSGYQIPLLGYGVYKVPAEQAPDLCKKAIEIGYRHIDSASGYYNQGPSAAGLLASGVPRSELFFTTKIFTRQFPLNYENAHKQVDIALDETKLDYLDLVLIHAPYGGPDARKGAWRALAECVEAGKVRSLGVSNYGVHHLDELEAYIKELDAELGPGKGGVISVGQWEVHPWLTRPDIVKWCQDRNIAVEAYCPIVRGERFDDPKVKTLADKYGKSPAQVLLRWSLQRGYVPLVKSVTPSRILENAQLFDFELTEEEVKDLATDEYSPCAWDPTREPLEK; translated from the exons ATGAATTTCAGAATGGCCTCTAAACTCGCTCTCGATTCTACCAGGAAGCTCAATTCAGGCTACCAGATCCCTCTTCTTGGCTATGGA GTCTACAAGGT TCCCGCTGAACAAGCCCCCGACCTCTGCAAGAAGGCTATCGAGATAGGCTACCGCCAT ATCGACTCTGCTTCAGGGTACTACAACCAGGGCCCTAGCGCAGCTGGACTCCTAGCGTCTGGCGTACCTCGCTCAGAGCTCTTCTTCACTACCAAGATCTTCACCAGGCAGTTTCCCTTGAACTACGAGAATGCACACAAGCAGGTAGACATTGCTCTCGATGAGACGAAGCTCGATtatcttgaccttgttctcATTCATGCCCCGTATGGTGGACCTGATGCCCGAAAGGGTGCTTGGAGAGCTCTTGCTGAGTGCGTCGAAGCTGGCAAGGTGCGATCACTCGGTGTTTCCAACTACGGTGTTCATCATCTAGATGAACTAGAGGCATACATTAAAGAACTCGATGCCGAGCTTGGACCGGGCAAGGGAGGCGTCATCTCGGTCGGGCAGTGGGAGGTGCACCCGTGGCTTACACGACCTGACATCGTCAAGTGGTGCCAGGACCGAAACATTGCAGTTGAGGCTTACTGCCCCATTGTGCGTGGTGAACGATTTGATGACCCCAAGGTCAAGACCCTCGCGGACAAGTATGGCAAGAGTCCAGCACAGGTTCTTCTTCGGTGGAGCTTGCAGAGGGGTTATGTTCCTCTGGTGAAGAGTGTAACGCCTTCAAGGATTCTAGAGAATGCTCAATTGTTCGACTTTGAGTTGACGGAGGAGGAAGTGAAGGATTTGGCAACTGATGAGTATAGCCCTTGTGCTTGGGATCCTACTCGTGAGCCTCTTGAGAAGTAG
- a CDS encoding translation factor pelota, with protein MKLVSRKVPNSLADETVSLLPEDPEDMWHAYNLILSGDIIHAHTVRKVVVYSDTGSSKSERFHTELAIKVKSTSFDPIISSLRVSGTIILENQHAALGSHHTLDLEVNRPFTIIKPEGWDSVARATLQEALSDDKDGAVAAVVMQEGLANICLITPFRTVLKVRVESVIPKKRDLASDQDAGMRRFFEKTLSTLLRTMDFTQSRPLLLASPGFVAGDFKQYIANQGRDKADKVLTAVAKQATVVHSNSGHVHSLNEILKSPEVLAKMKDMKFARETQYVDQFFDMLKLDDGRAWYGTSAVEKAVKDGAVGPGGGVLLVNNSLFRSEDLALRKKYVALVDKVRGDGGEARILSSDHESGQRLTMLGDIAAILNYPMLDLDEDDADEDNEATGEPTMENSVI; from the exons ATGAAGTTAGTATCACGCAAGGTCCCCAATTCCCTCGCGGACGAGACCGTTTCTCTCCTGCCCGAGGATCCCGAAGATATG TGGCATGCATACAACCTGATCCTATCTGGAGACATCATCCATGCTCACACTGTCCGTAAAGTAGTCGTGTATTCAGACACTGGGAGCTCGAAATCTGAGCGTTTTCACACTGAACTGGCTATCAAGGTCAAATCCACTTCCTTTGATCCTATCATCTCATCACTCCGCGTCTCTGGAACCATCATTTTAGAGAACCAACATGCCGCCTTAGGCTCTCATCATACCCTCGATCTCGAGGTGAACCGCCCGTTTACTATCATCAAGCCAGAAGGATGGGACTCTGTCGCAAGAGCCACTCTTCAAGAGGCATTATCAGATGACAAGGATGGTGCCGTAGCAGCCGTTGTCATGCAGGAAGGACTTGCCAACATCTGTCTCATCACACCATTCCGAACCGTCCTCAAAGTCCGTGTTGAGAGCGTGATTCCCAAGAAACGCGATCTTGCATCAGACCAAGATGCAGGTATGCGCCGCTTCTTTGAGAAGACATTGTCGACTCTTTTGCGAACTATGGACTTCACACAGTCACGGCCGCTGTTACTGGCGAGCCCAGGCTTTGTGGCTGGAGACTTCAAGCAGTATATCGCCAACCAAGGACGGGATAAAGCAGACAAGGTGCTTACAGCGGTGGCGAAGCAGGCTACGGTGGTTCACTCCAATTCTGGTCACGTCCACAGTCTTAACGAGATCCTTAAAAGCCCTGAAGTCttggccaagatgaaggataTGAAGTTCGCCCGTGAAACGCAGTATGTTGATCAATTCTTCGACATGCTAAAGCTGGACGATGGGCGTGCATGGTATGGTACTTCAGCTGTCGAAAAGGCCGTCAAAGACGGAGCCGTGGGGCCAGGTGGTGGTGTTCTCCTGGTCAACAATTCTCTGTTCCGAAGTGAAGACCTTGCTCTTCGCAAAAAGTACGTCGCTCTGGTTGACAAGGTACGGGGTGATGGCGGTGAGGCGAGGATTCTCAGCAGTGATCATGAGAGTGGTCAGCGATTGACTATGTTGGGCGATATCGCTGCCATACTCAACTACCCAATGCTGGACcttgatgaagacgatgcCGATGAAGATAACGAGGCAACTGGAGAGCCTACTATGGAAAATAGTGTCATCTAG
- a CDS encoding thioredoxin 1, whose translation MAAPSSAVVEIKSKAQFDELVKTTPYVALQAHASWCGPCKAISPIFNKQAAEHKSDKYAFAKFDTDDVPDLAFELGIRSIPAFFFFENGDKASDLLGAVPPKLTAAVKTYADKATGGAAEKPAEENTLKTDENF comes from the coding sequence ATGGCTGCCCCCTCCTCCGCTGTTGTCGagatcaagtccaaggcACAATTCGACGAGCTCGTCAAGACTACTCCCTACGTCGCTCTCCAAGCCCACGCCTCATGGTGCGGTCCCTGCAAGGCCATCTCCCCTATCTTCAACAAGCAGGCCGCCGAGCACAAGTCCGACAAGTACGCCTTCGCCAAGTTCGACACCGACGACGTCCCCGATCTCGCCTTTGAGCTCGGCATCCGCTCCATCCctgccttcttcttcttcgagaacGGCGACAAGGCCAGCGATCTGCTCGGCGCTGTCCCCCCCAAGCTGACTGCCGCTGTCAAGACCTACGCCGACAAGGCTACCGGCGGTGCTGCCGAGAAGCCCGCCGAGGAGAACACCCTCAAGACCGATGAGAACTTCTAG
- a CDS encoding GDP-mannose transporter, whose amino-acid sequence MADQNKKNDDFVAKMPESANENNIGDGDKENDSLVGRGPGTDALPAQPSGFMNKIENSGPFSILAYCLSSISMTVVNKYVVSGTSWNLTFFYLAVQSIVCIVAITACKQFGMIKSLAPLEMDRIKKWYPISLVLVGMIYTSTKALQYLSVPVYTIFKNLTIIAIAYGEVLWFGGSVTPIALSSFGLMVLSSVVAAWADIKSAISGDYSATTGDADALATLNAGYFWMAMNVFCSASYVLGMRKVIHKMNFKDWDTMYYNNLLTIPVLVFFSLVTEDWSSANFAKNFPEDSRNRIFVGIIYSGLAAIFISYCSAWCIRVTSSTTYSMVGALNKLPIAVSGLVFFAAPVTVGSVSAIFIGFVSGIVYAWAKVKENEAKKNALPTAESREPSK is encoded by the exons ATGGCTGAccagaacaagaagaacgaCGACTTCGTTGCCAAGATGCCCGAGTCTGCCAACGAGAACAACATTGGTGATGGTGACAAGGAGAACGACTCCCTTGTTGGCCGCGGTCCAGGCACTGATGCCCTCCCCGCGCAGCCTTCAGGCTTCATGAACAAGATCGAGAACAGCGGGCCATTCTCTATTCTTGCTTACTGTCTGTCTTCTATTTCCATGACCGTCGTCAACAAGTATGTTGTGTCTGGTACATCATGGAACCTTACTTTCTTCTACCTCGCTGTTCAG TCCATTGTCTGTATTGTTGCCATCACAGCATGCAAACAATTTGGCATGATCAAGTCCCTTGCTCCCCTTGAGATGGACCGCATCAAGAAGT GGTACCCAATTTCGCTCGTCCTTGTTGGTATGATCTACACAAGCACCAAGGCTCTGCAGTACCTCTCCGTGCCTGTCTACACcatcttcaagaacttgaccatcatcgccattgCTTATGGTGAGGTCCTCTGGTTTGGTGGTTCCGTCACACCCATCGCCCTCTCTTCTTTCGGTCTCATGGTTCTGAGCTCTGTGGTTGCTGCCTGGGCTGATATCAAGAGCGCTATCTCTGGTGACTACAGCGCTACTactggtgatgctgatgcgCTTGCGACTCTGAATGCCGGTTACTTCTGGATGGCGATGAACGTCTTCTGCTCTGCTTCTTATGTTTTGGGCATGCGCAAGGTTATCCACAAGATGAACTTCAAGGATTGGGACA CCATGTACTACAACAACCTTCTCACCATTCCCGTccttgtcttcttctctctcgtCACTGAGGACTGGTCCAGCGCCAACTTCGCCAAGAACTTCCCCGAGGACTCGCGCAACCGTATCTTCGTCGGCATCATCTACTCTGGTCTGGCCGCTATCTTCATTTCTTACTGCTCCGCCTGGTGCATCCGAGTCACCTCTTCCACCACCTACTCCATGGTTGGTGCTCTCAACAAGCTGCCCATCGCCGTCTCTggtctcgtcttcttcgctgCTCCCGTTACCGTTGGAAGTGTTtcagccatcttcatcggTTTCGTCTCGGGTATCGTTTATGCTTgggccaaggtcaaggagaatgaggccaagaagaacgcTCTTCCTACAGCTGAGAGCCGAGAGCCATCAAAGTAA